From Scatophagus argus isolate fScaArg1 chromosome 2, fScaArg1.pri, whole genome shotgun sequence, a single genomic window includes:
- the ltv1 gene encoding protein LTV1 homolog, which produces MPHRKKKAFIEKKKAVTFHLVHRSQRDPLAADEKAPQHVLLPAAKVELEKRREEQRNFGVFFDDDYDYLQHLKEASGQTELVAVGPSHADRRPFHLRDEDEEDEQEEEGDTSKALPAASINLPSSVFASEFEEEVGLLNKAAPISGPRLDMDPDIVAALDEDFDYDDPSNILEDDFIIKANSAGGAGGAEGDEDEDDDDEWEDTDDEGDFDSEGGFSDDEDVEEGGRGREFLFMDEETKSRFTEYSLSSSVMRRNEQLTLLDDRFEKFYEQFDDDEIGALDNAELEGFIEPDSARLEEIIKDYFVQKEKESLRPDDLGPKELPVVKEEEEDEEEEEEMETVVVATPEEKWDCETIVSTYSNIYNRPKVIEDPPKPKPIRVSTKTGIPLDVLPARGLTTRQAERMTRINDSDLPRVSTQPRDKQESKEERRARKQAIKEERKERRVEKKANKMAFREEKARQEKQMLNLRTNIQGLKL; this is translated from the exons ATG CCTCATCGAAAGAAGAAGGCGTTCATTGAAAAGAAGAAGGCCGTGACCTTTCACCTCGTCCACAGAAGTCAGAGGGACCCGCTGGCTGCAGATGAGAAAGCGCCGCAGCACGTCCTCCTGCCCGCCGCCAAG GTGGAATTGGAGAAGAGACGCGAGGAGCAGAGGAACTTTGGCGTTTTCTTTGACGACGACTACGACTACCTGCAGCACCTGAAGGAGGCGTCGGGGCAGACTGAGCTGGTGGCAGTCGGCCCCTCGCACGCCGACAGGCGACCTTTTCACCTCCGCGATgaagacgaggaggacgagcaggaggaggagggcgacACGAGCAAAGCCCTTCCT GCTGCCTCCATCAACCTGCCGTCATCAGTGTTCGCCTCGGAGTTCGAAGAAGAGGTGGGACTCCTGAACAAAGCTGCTCCCATCTCAG GACCACGACTGGACATGGACCCCGACATCGTGGCTGCTCTCGATGAAGACTTCGACTACGACGACCCCAGCAACATCCTGGAGGACGACTTCATCATCAAAGCGAACAGTGCGGGCGGAGCGGGCGGAGCAGA AGGTGACGAAGACGAAGATGATGACGATGAGTGGGAGGACACAGACGACGAAGGCGACTTCGACTCCGAGGGCGGGTTTTCGGACGACGAGGACGTGGAAGAAGGCGGCCGCGGTCGAGAGTTCCTGTTCATGGATGAGGAGACGAAGAGTCGGTTCACAGAGTACTCGCTGTCGTCGTCTGTGATGAGGAGGAACGAGCAGCTCACCCTGCTGGACGACCGCTTCGAGAAG ttttacgAGCAGTTTGATGACGACGAGATTGGCGCCCTGGACAACGCGGAGCTGGAAGGCTTCATCGAACCGGACAGCGCTCGTCTGGAGGAAATTATCAAAGACTACTTCGTCCAGAAAGAGAAGGA GTCTCTGAGGCCTGACGACTTGGGTCCTAAAGAACTTCCtgtggtgaaggaggaggaggaagatgaggaggaagaggaagagatggaaacTGTTGTCGTGGCTACTCCAGAAGAGAAGTGGGACTGTGAGACCATCGTCA GTACGTATTCCAACATTTACAACAGACCCAAAGTCATCGAAGACCCACCAAAG CCAAAGCCGATCCGTGTGTCCACTAAGACGGGGATCCCTCTGGACGTCCTTCCCGCCAGAGGCCTGACCACCAGGCAGGCGGAGCGCATGACGAGGATCAACGACTCGGACCTGCCTCGCGTCTCCACCCAACCCCGCGACAAGCAGGAGAgcaaggaggagaggagggcgagGAAGCAGGCCATCAAGGAAGAGCGCAAG gagaggagggtggagaagAAAGCCAACAAGATGGCGTTCAGGGAGGAAAAAGCCCGACAGGAGAAGCAGATGTTGAACCTGAGAACGAACATTCAGGGTCTGAAGCTTTAG